The following is a genomic window from Miscanthus floridulus cultivar M001 chromosome 14, ASM1932011v1, whole genome shotgun sequence.
ATTAATTTACAGTTGTAGAACAGAAGTCTTATGACCAAAGAAGACTGCCTTGCATCTCATTAGTTTTGCAACACACTTTTTACTTATTGTTTATATTATTTGTTTAATTGTCTTATATAAATGGGAGTGTTGCATGGTCTGAAGAATAGTTGGATTCTTGGATCCATTACTTTGCAGTCACTAGTTCAATTGAGAAAAAAAAATGCTTTTAGATCAAGCTGGTTTAGTAATTTGTTTTTGTAGGTTCAGAATAGACAGTATGATGGAAAGGAATATCAATTAGAAATAGTTTGAAGAAGTGTTATGCATACAGATAATTAACATTCCTTGAACAGAGAGGAATAAATGCCACATTACCCAGTGCTAGATTGTTGTCCAATTGGAGGATTACAATTTTCCAGCGAACCTCACTATCCTCTACCACAGTAGCTGATCTGGAACCTGCTGTTACAACTCAACTATTTTGCCTTCTGCCAACTACAACTCGAGGACCAACTCAACTGTCTTTGAAGTTGCCCTTTTAAGCTTATAGCTGGATAGCCCAACATGTTTTCTCTTACATCTAAATCTCTGTGTTTAGAGAACATATTTAATGATTTAATTGCTCCTCTATGTTTTGCTTCTTGAGTTTGAACCTATAATGATACATTGACATAGGTCACCTGTCATATCAATTTTAAGACTATTCATGTAACTTGAATGATTACGTGCCTGTTTCTCGATATATGTTTCTGATGCTTTGCAATTATTGGAATTATGTTTACCAGAGGGTTTTAGCCAAGGAGACAGAGCTGCACTTGGCCCAGAAAGAGTTGAATAAATACAAGGAACAACTGAGTAATGCCGAGACAACGAGAGTACAGGCTCTTTCTGAGCTAGAGAAAGCTAAAAAAACTGTTGAGGAGCTAACGACCAAGCTGGATGTGATTAACAAGTCCAAACAGTTGGCCATTCAGGCAACAGAGGATGCAAAGACTCGAACCAAGCAGCTTGAAGGTGGCAGCACAAATGAAGGTCTAGGAACAGATGGTCCTCTGAAGCAGGAACTGGAAAGTGCAAGGGAGCAGTATGCTGTCGCTTTGGCAGACCTTGATGCAGCAAAACAGGAGCTTAGAAAGCTCAAGAAGGATTTTGAAACATCTTTGGATATGAGGTTGTCTGCTGCCCAGCATGAAGAGGAATCACTGCATACAACTGAAGCCAACAAAGAAAAAGCTAACCAACTTCGTAGTGAGATCGCCGAAATTCAAGAATCGCTTATGCATGTTAAGGCAGCTACGGTGCAAGCACACGAAGAAGAGGCACAAATCCTTGATGAGAAGGATGTTGCTAGGACCACGTATAAACAAGCTTTGGAAGAAACACAGAAGAAATTGTCGTCTTTGAGGAATGATTTTGACCCTGCTGCTTATGATAGTCTGAAAGAAAAACTAGAACAAACCAATTCTGAGATTGCATCTATGCAAAAAAAGATAGAAGATGCTCGGGCTCGGGATTTAGAGTCTGTTGCTGTTGTCAGCACAGAGCTGGATGATGCTAAGGAAATGTTGCAAAAAGTAGCAGAGGAGGAAAGTTCTCTTCGAAGTTTGGTGGAGTCACTGAAAGTGGAATTGGAAGCTGTAAAACAGGACCACAATCAGCTCAAAGAGAAGGATACAGAAACTGAATCTATTGTGGGAGATTTACATGTCAAGCTTCAGAAATGTAAATCTGAGCTGGAGGCTGCTGTGGCTGCTGAATCAAAAGCTACGTCAGCTTCTGATGACCTGATGCTGGCCCTTCAGCAACTGTCCTCGGAGTCAAAGAATGCCCTGCAAGAAGCTGAGATGATGCAGAAGAGTGCAGCAGAGCTAAGAGAGGAAGCCGAAAAAGCTCGGGTTGAACTAGCAGAAGCCGAACAAAAGTTGCAATTGGCATTAAAGGAAGCAGAAGAGGCTAAAGCAGCTGAAGCAAGGGCCCTTGATCAGATCAAGCAACTCTCTGACAGAGCAAGTGCTGCTAGAGCCTCAACTTCAGAGTCTGGAGCAAATATCACAATTTCAAAAGAGGAGTTTGAATCTCTAAGCCGAAAGGTTGAGGAGTCAGAGAAGTTGAGTGAGATGAAAGTTGCTGCTGctatggctcaagtggaagccatCAGAGCCAGTGAGAACGAGGCAATCAAGAAACTAGAAGCTGCCTGCAAGGAAATGGAGGACATGGAATTGGCAACAGAAGAGGCCCTAAAGAGGGCAGAGATGGCTGAGGCAGCCAAAAAGGCTGTAGAAGGTGAGCTTAAGAGATGGCGTGAGAAGGAGCAGAAGAAAACTGCAGAGGCGCAGCCTTTGGCAGGGGCAGAAGAACTTGGAAGTGCATCTCCCCCTGTAACTCAGACTTCTGCTGGAAAAGCTTCTGAGAAGAACGACGGGCATCAAAGGAACAACAGaacgctactgaggaggagcttcATGCTGCCAAACATCACGAGCATGTTCCATAAGAAGAAAAGCCATCCTGGCAGCAGTTCTCCCTCGTACCTTCCTGGGGAAAAATCTGTGTAATCTATCCGAAGCTCTTGTTTGCAAATTGAAATTTCCAAACTCAAACGCATGCTTTGACACTATAATCTGTATAAATCCGTGTACTTCATTGCGCCTTGCAGTAAATTTCTGACATAATTTTAAATTTGCTTGTACCCCTAATTTTCGGCACTTTCTGGACTTCCGGATGAGGGCATTGTACCTCTGTGATCCACTGTTATACTTCAGCAACAGTATCTTAGTCATGTTCTTGCAAGCTTCCAGAATAGTGGAAGCAACAAACTTGCTGCGAATTGCATTCATGAACTATGATCTCAACATGGTACAATTATGCATGTGTTCTCTGGAGAGGTCCCTTGTTTATGTTGAAGTATGTATCAATCACTCCAGCCAACatgtttatagaaaaatacaccCCAGTGATCTAGAGTACATAACTGTTATATGAGTGTCAGCCTGTTAGGTCCCCATACAAGTATAGCACTTAATTTGCTGCGCAAATTGCAAAATAAAAGAATGCTAGGTTACAGTAAGCTCCTTATATTTACAAGAGCTGCAAAAGTAGAATACTCAGATGTAGGCTCGACGCGTACGAGTATGCGGCTAGGTCCTTGCTTTCTGATGATCCTGCATAGATCATCTCATATGATCAACAAGATAACTCTGGCCTGCCTGACAGGAGTTCCCCAGAATATGTATGAAATAGAACAATTTCTCCTAGTAGTTTCTTTGAAACCGTATCTTCTGAGATGGGGCTGAAAGACGGGTTTTGGAGCTACATCAATCCCATACTGGAGGCCTGTATCTAGTGGACTGGTACAGGAATCAACTGAATCCATCTACTCAATCCTTTCAAGGTTATATTTTACCATACTCTCAAGGGTACTTTTGAAATCACTTCTCGGAAGGCACTGCAGGTTTTGGATAGCCAAGTCACCCTTCTCTCTCGCAAGCTCATGTGCCCTCCTTATTCCACCGCTCCTGTGAACAAGCTCTATCGCAGCAGCTAACGAATCAGTCTCACTGAACTCAGAATCGATGATCTCTCTTAGCTCTGGTTCATCTTGCAAAGCAAAGATGACTGGAGCTGTCAAGTTTCCCTTCGCCAAGTCACTTCCTGCTGGTTTGCCAAGTTGCTCAGCTGATTGGGTAAAGTCCGGGATGTCATCAACTATCTGGAAGGACAGCCCAAGATTCCTGCCATATTCATACATTTGTTCACAAATAGTCGTGCTGATGCCACTGAATATGGCGGCTGACCTTGTGCTTGCTGCGATCAGAGATGCAGTTTTGTAGTAGCTCTTGAGAAGGTAATCATCAAGAGTGATGTCACAGTCAAAaagagtggatgcttgttttatCTCACCACTTGCGAAGTCCTTGATGACCTGTTAGGGCACAGTATCATTTCTGTTAAGAAAATCAAGTACTGTCTTAAACAGGAAATGAAAGCTTTGCTCAAGTCCTTGATCacctgttagtcgctgaattcttactcttggttgtagcagaattcttactctcatcgagagaggatgacactaggagttggggcaattttctggtttatttctcacacaaatgccatgccaatcTGAGGGGttagggatacatatttataggctgctagccagccaagcatatgccaagatgctagatgCTAATATGATGTCCTAAAacagatgttgtcctagatgctaagatgcttgTCAAGGATGTTGTCCTTGATGGGCAACAAGACCACCATGCATCCACAAGGACCAtatgctgcagccccacaaagacaaGCCAACACATAGACTTATCACATCATTCtctccctaagtcttgtgcgttgTCTTGTGgaaaagttgaaccatcccggtcctggagcagagctcaaggaacttgatcctcccaagaggcttggtaagtaggtccgcaagctggtcattggtgttgatgtagcttgccttgatgctcccttcctccaaacaacctcggatgaagtggtacctcacccggatgtgcttccTTCGCCTctgcagcagcctgcgcgcgcctgatggcgtccgtagcctctcccttgctgccgaggaccatcacccacatgtagcgggcgaggtcatcgacgagcagcaggaagtagcgtcgtcctcccagtGTGGCCGGtatcaccgggccacacaagtccccgtgcacaagctcgagcctctccttggcttgaaagctcgcccgctggggaaaggggagtcgcatctgcttcgtcaacacgcagacgtcgcagagctgctccacatggtcgaagCACGGCAGGCCttgcaccatctccgtggcactgagccgtttcagggcctcgaagtgaaggtgcctgAAGCGCTTGTGCCACTGCCATGCCTCgtcatcccgacgagcagcgagacagaggggttgtgccacctgcatgttaaggacgtagagtcgatttgcacttctggttaccttggcaagaaggcgacgacggcgatcccaaatcctcatgactccatcctcaaccaccacgcgcgaaccgttctcatctagctgtcccaagctgatgatagagttcctcaatgcggggatgtagtagactccggtgagcagcctgtgctcaccagacacggcggtgaaggtgacggagccgacgcccttgatctccacgccgaagGCATCCCCAAACTCGACGGAGCCTCGGacactagagtcaagctcggtgaagagctcccgtcgaccggtcatgtgatgggtggctgaaaggtccttgttggttttggaaattgagtgacaacctaggtggactaattgtgtttatgtgagatacacaggtgattagtccacaggtacatgtgtgtgagcaacatatgccatgaagatgaaaatggcttggagatgttgcaaagctcacacatgtgatgatgaaggagcttaaatgcacatgagacatgacattgagtcatgtgatcaaggtggagaagatcaagacaagacttggcttgatggaccggttgcaagcgtgaagggcaagtcgaaggctttggagtgatggaccgcgtggcggtgaagcttgagcaagacttggcgccgatggacgatggcaacggtgaagagcaagtagagtcaagatcgatgaaccaatatgatcatgtgatgatatgaagtggatcatatcattgttgatcttgttggtgcatgtgttgcatcaacattggaggagatggaatggaatgcgcaaggcaaaggtataacctagggcatttcatttcaccggtcataggtgtgtagagaagtttatgaccgggtttaggatagatggccgtactatcaagaggggcaaacttgtttgcatatcggtcatctagtgccactcgagtgatctaactttgcattgtcgctaggatcgagtggcgtggcaagttgagtggctaacatcctttgggaaatgattgtgaaaatgctaacacacatacacatggtggtgtacacttggtggtgttggcacatttacaaaggaggtggtgtttgtaggggtgagatgggtttgggtccctctctccctcccgccgagcttgctcggcgggattcggcgctttcgggaaaatggaatgtctattttctattgcgccggatgcaaattcttggtggttagcacagtggtgcaagggtgaagaagttagaagtgaaaacgagttggtcgcgaagatgccggcgtcggtcaactgaccggacgctggatctgaatgcaccggacgctggcaggctgcatccggtcgcgctgacgtacggtaacgcagtagctggagagtgaccggacgctggctgcgtccgatcgcgttcgaccggacgcgtctggtcatgctcgggagcttactagaaacgaccgaacgctgggggttcagcgtccggtcagttgtgtgctaaagcgtccggtcaggtcaagtgaccgttggaaccgggacacgtggtcgtctgtgggcgaccggacgctgaggtccagcgtccggtcaacatgaccggagcgtccggtcggcccgaccgttgcccagtgaaggggtaacggctagtttagcccctggggctataaatagaagtggccttcggccatggctggtggggagcacctcaagggacttagtgtccatgcttatgagtgcttgggagccctccatcacatatatacttgatagtgatcattcgattgtgtgagtgagcgattctagtgcgattgcatcgtgaggttgtgtcggtgttttggaaccgggggtccctctaccaacgagtgaatttgtgctgcgtgcccctaatcccggatggtaatgcaaagagacacaaggtttatactggttcagccaatcgaggccctacgtccagtctgagagatcgatcttatgttcTTTGCATCGAAGTGCTCGTAGTTGGGGGTTACaggctgggtgagagagggatcaagccccaggtctcggcgagggtggtgcgggctgcttgaggcgttgttctcaagtagcgtagaagtgtgtcgttctatcggtgtgttcgtctcctTTTCCCTacgaggcccaagtcctctccttttatagttgaagggagaacgaaggtagtacatgtatcactatgcgatGTAGTGTCAATAGAagtggcacgtccgaaccctgtggcccgttctggtggcggcgtggccgtaggagcgatccgtccttggagtactggagcggcgtggttgtcccatcaggtcctgtgcgccgtgggagccccgggaatgtctcggagcgggtgtgacggcgaacgtgcaagccctggtggacagattatgcgcgaggccgaggcctggttggtgccgaggctcgtgctgcggtgggggtctcggcgggcacgaaccccgagattgccgaggccccggtgcacagtgccgaggccttgagcgggcggcgagtcacgggtgcagcgttaggacacagtggctggtaacccccGTCACGCTCTGTCCCAggtgctgatcgtggacacagtgccggGACACAGTTGTCGATAACCCCCGCCGCGCCCTGTCCTAGCTGGTACGGCGTTGATGCGACTTTGGGTtgcatcggccattctgtgacgttgagccgctgtccggcggagattgcgggagtggttgaaagtattgatGAGACGTGACGTGCTGTCGAGGCGGGGGCCGACGGACCACGGACAAGCCGGCCCcgagcgacacagagaatgaggcctcgcgcgagacggagattaggccccttgccgaggcctcctctggggtgcctcgcacgaagcggagttggcgtcgGGATGCCGAGATCTCCTGCTCTATAAACgggggcggcgtgtccgagccctgtagccggccactgttgtggtatggttgatggagtggccccgtccttgtcgtgtagaagtgacgcgccggtcgtacttgatcttgtgcgtcgtggggctctcagtacagcttgatgcaggatatggcgggtgacgtgctggtcatcgtgcgatgacgtcgtagggagctgtggctctgcagatggcgaggccgagccatcgtggggggttcggcggacatggatcctcaggctgccgagcccctgaagcataccgccgaggccttggggggaattattgatcctgggtgctgattccgaggccacagtatctccgacgtggctccccacgctgcgttgttctcggagcaggagttggcagcacagtgaggcatgggcgtcaactatgtgctttagtggttagcacagtggcgggtaacttctgcccagtcctgcctcctgtcccgtcggccattctgttgtactgtgccgagcatgcggccgatgtcaggggcggcagttggctgagttaatgtgacacgacgttttgtcagaggggtgggtgaaggaagaggcagcggagtgctgccgagcctgcctcgcgcgagacggagagtcggcggcccggccgaggcccctgggtggggggtcgctcgaggccagcggtgagggggcctcgggcgagtcggagaattggctcttgatagcagccgttttttggttcttgcttagggtaccccttctcaccgTATCCGacaggttgcatcgagtggcactaggtgatcgagttgcaagccggtggtgcttgttactcttggaggttgccacctcctagacggcttggtggcggtctccgtcgaagcgcgcaagaagcttgtgcggcgctccggagaagtgcttgtgaggggcattatgctcgtcccgcgggagccgcgaagagcaactctagtaaagcgtgtcattgagctaccctcactcaaggggtaggttcttgcggcgcccgacgtgcgggcttagcgggtgatgctaattagccgccgaaccaccaagtgagcggtcgacacaacggggactagcgtgttggcaaacacgtgaacctcgggagaaaaatcatcgtgtcaaccttgttcttcccgttggtttgcatccctattacacaagcttgcaattacttttatacatattaagcttgtgtagttgctcttgtaattagttagcttgtgtagcttgctaattaccttcttgcttgtgtagcatagaagtagctcccttgcgtggctaatttggttttagtaaccttgttagtcacattgcttagtttgtgtagctaagtatttgcgctctctaattaggcattggttgccttgttattgagcattgctagtgagtttagttagctttgtgcttttgcttactagcatgtgtaggagctcccttgtcacttaaagtactagtggcataggtttgtgtaaccttgctcctagaattgtttaggagagctctagctagcccggcacctttattgcttaattgttatctttgcaaggtgctagtgaacatatatagtggggtgtagtcttggctagaccgttagtttaaattccgcatttgtatcggttagccgacgcgattaagttttagaaaagactattcaccccccctctagtcgccatctcgacccttcagtggcgccggtgtcgaggcaccacctgtCAGTCTTGTCATTGCCGGAGccatcgccgaggagggcgtgtgcttttggcttatcaaggtggaggagagccgttgCAGccagtgccgctggaggtagctcaatgcttgcatgtgccatgaacagagccggctcctccgccTATGCGACATGGGCCTGGCcgtgtcgtggctgtcgacagtccttggcccaatggccaagctggctgcAGTTGCGGTAGGTGttgtctcgtgccggcttgtgcttgcgggcggcgccgccctgggcgcctccacgGGCATCACtctcggcacgtcctcgcaccccggcctgggcgtctctgcgtgcCTTGCGAGGCTTGctacgcttgcggccgcctgtcgcggaagcaggctcccccttcttccggttaCCTTGGCAGGCAACCCACTACTcctgagtgagaaggagcttcccgccagtggtgatgggccccgagagagactatggctcatcgctgtcgacgaccttgaggcgacctatcgtctcctcgatcgacatcgtggagagattcagtagagactcgatcgagtgttgagacggagagcaaagtcatcaacatcctcaccaggcttgaaggccaggttctcccactccttgcgaagtgcctgcagtgtggacttgtggGCGCGATCGCTGCCGATGCATGCCGCAGCAATG
Proteins encoded in this region:
- the LOC136504856 gene encoding WEB family protein At5g55860-like, with the protein product MKANMGTKARPPSADAEKGEIGEIDTRAPFESVKAAVSLFGEVRFSSDKSAARKPKAPQAERVLAKETELHLAQKELNKYKEQLSNAETTRVQALSELEKAKKTVEELTTKLDVINKSKQLAIQATEDAKTRTKQLEGGSTNEGLGTDGPLKQELESAREQYAVALADLDAAKQELRKLKKDFETSLDMRLSAAQHEEESLHTTEANKEKANQLRSEIAEIQESLMHVKAATVQAHEEEAQILDEKDVARTTYKQALEETQKKLSSLRNDFDPAAYDSLKEKLEQTNSEIASMQKKIEDARARDLESVAVVSTELDDAKEMLQKVAEEESSLRSLVESLKVELEAVKQDHNQLKEKDTETESIVGDLHVKLQKCKSELEAAVAAESKATSASDDLMLALQQLSSESKNALQEAEMMQKSAAELREEAEKARVELAEAEQKLQLALKEAEEAKAAEARALDQIKQLSDRASAARASTSESGANITISKEEFESLSRKVEESEKLSEMKVAAAMAQVEAIRASENEAIKKLEAACKEMEDMELATEEALKRAEMAEAAKKAVEGELKRWREKEQKKTAEAQPLAGAEELGSASPPVTQTSAGKASEKNDGHQRNNRTLLRRSFMLPNITSMFHKKKSHPGSSSPSYLPGEKSV